In the genome of Catharus ustulatus isolate bCatUst1 chromosome 1, bCatUst1.pri.v2, whole genome shotgun sequence, the window ACACCTGTGACTACTGTTACCTTGCTACCTGTAGTAAGAAGTTCAAGCTACGTTCACGTGCTTTTAGGGAGGAACCCTTGACAGTGGCTTTACAAGATTTTCGAAATTGACATGGATAACTTCTACTTGGAACAAACTGACCAGTTAGGTTAATTGATATATAATTTACTGTTACACTGACATTATATCAATGATTCAGCTACAGAGAAAACCTACACATGATGAACATTTTTAACATGTCTTAAGACTGTCAGAGCATGTTTAACTGTAAAATTGtaaaactgtgttttaactgcAAAAAATGACTCACAGAAGAGTGACTTCAGTTTTAAAAGCAATGCTGTGACAAAAGAAGTGTAGCATTTAAGAGAGACTAACACATTTACAATGAACTAACtggaaaaatacagcaataGGAATTACTATTGTAATGAAGCAATAGGCAAAGAGCCTTCCTTTACTCTGACATTTCACGCTAAAAAATCAGAGTTAGTTCCTGTAACCATGTACCTGAACAATTGCTTGCCGCTGTAATCTCCTTTGTCTTATCTCTGcttcttcatcctcttcttcCAAATCAAAGTCTTCAAGACTAcaaaaatatggtttttttaTATAACTTCATAAACATACAATTATCTACTGAATTTTACCAAGTGCAGTTGAGCACAGAATATATTAAACAATAGCTGTTCAAGTGACTCAGAAAGCAATGGTGTATGAAATCCCACTGCATATATTTACACTTCcttacaaagaaaatttatCTCTTAGTATCTCATTGGGGCTTTCTgcattgcatttttaattgcaaacaATTAACAGCCCTCTTCTAAAggacaacaaacaaacaaaaaatccttgCTCCTTTTCACTGTGACATCACTTTTCCTTAATAACTTACAAAGAATGCATACTCTTGCACAATTGAATAGGTAGATgtttaggaaataaaaacactATTTGCAGACAGCAGTTAATCCTTTCAGCCATTAAAGCTTTTCTCAAGGAGTAAGTTTTAATAATCAGACTAAAAGTTTTCACAATATACTGATCAAGTTGAATTTAAAAACCTAGTGATATATCCTTTCCTCAGGTCTGCCCACCAGCCAAAAGGTCTTGGTATTTTTTGCATATTCTAAAGTTTTCTAGATTCTCACAACACTAATTTAACCAGATCACAAGAACAAAGACATGATTATGGTTTTAGGTGACAACTCAAAACTGCATCATGAAGATAAATGTTAGTTCATTCTTGGTATCAGTGGAACTGCAGGTATAAATAATCAGTGTATAGTCTTACTTTTCATCTGATGAAGACTCCTGTTCTGCTTTCATGCCCTCAGAAAGACTCCCTTTAAATTTGTCTTCCTTAACTTTGCTTCTGCTCCTACGTCTATGGCCACCTCGTGACCTGGACCTCCTTCGAAGGCGAGATCTACTTCTCCGGCCTCTATCCCTGTTTGATAAGAACAAGAGATTTGGATTTTGGAGGagattgttttggtttttttaagaaaaggaagaaaatcttttcagaaaacaaagacacACAATGATTCCAAgtaataaaacaatttaattcATGGAGGACAAAAAGAATATAACTGTGCTAGCACATATTAAcatggaccaaaaaaaaaatagcatggTCTTTTTACACATAAGATAGCAATCCTTATTCTTCCTGTAATATCTTACAAAATACACTTCAAAACACAGGGTGTCTTTACCTCCTCCGAGGAGATCTACTCCGCCTTCTGGGAGATCGGCTACGTCGAAGGGGTGTTCGAGATCTCCTCCTAATGGGGGACCGAGACCTTCTTCTGGATGGGGACCATCTGCTGGGTGGGCTGACATCCTTTGACCTTTCACGCCTGGACAAAATGTCATCCCTGGTACGTGTTCTTAAAACAGAGGAAGAGAGTGGTAGTAAAAATCAGGAGcaagctgaaaacaaaaaagtccATTCCCTCTAAAAACTCAGTCGAAAAATCTTACTGCAGGTGAGGGACCACCAGATGGGCTTCTGAGGGAGAGATGGATAAGtaggctgcagagctggctgccctTCCTGCATGTCTCTCCCCACCCTGGGAAGTCTGCGCCCAGACAAAGATCTAGTTCAGGACAAGTCTGGAAACAGCACGCTAATTACTACCATGAAGCTAAGAGAGGTTTTAAAACAAAGCTTGTGTTTAGGTCTTGCATAAATAGTGGTCTGTTTTCATGTTTACCAGAAACAGTACTGAAACAATacataaaccccaaaatcttaTATTGAGAATTATTTCACCAACTTTCCCACCATGCTATTGAAATTTAGGCTTAGGATCAAGCTATTTCACAGTAGTgacaaaaatatctgttttaatTTGGGGCACTACAGCTGCATGGCTTGAACGTTTCACACATTCTAAAACAGTATATGAAAGCTAGAATTCTTAACTAAAATCTAAACTATCCcttctcaaattaaaaaaaaaaaaatcaagtctgATACTATATAAACTAttcaaaatgtgtttattcTTGCCTATACAGATTCACAattattcaagaaaaaaaaaaacccttgatgGGGTTACTACATTAAAAAGCATAACTGCATGACATCAAGAGCTCAGTCAAAAacaggaaagataaaaattagaaattcaaCAACTATTCTAATGAGGCTGCActagaaatcagaaaatattttcacagtatTTCAAATGAATTGTTGAtactctatttttttctgcttcttatttttgatttttaaaaaaaaaatcaagtcgGAACGACTCATTACAGGTGCTATATCTCATCAATGAACAAAATATCTTGGGTCTGAAAGACTAGTTCCacccattctatgattttttcatttgttttgagACTTCTACATCAGTTTCAATTACCTTAACTACAATGATCAGACATACAGAACTGATGCAAAATAGTAAACAGtgaggcaaaaggaaaatttatgCATGTGCAGAGTACTGGCAGTTTCTACAAggaattactgtactcaaaCACTGGAGTAGGCCAATACCTTTAGGtcaattaatttatattatgtTCTTGTGAACGATACTATATGAAAAGGCACAGGATGAAGAGTTCCAGGCTTCCTGACTAAGAGAGTGGTTGTACTGCCAAAACCCAATCAAAGTATCAGTTACAAAAAATTAATTCGTTCCGAGATCACAGGAACGAGATAAAAAGTGGAAGATGATTAAGAATTCATAGTAACATCACATAACGAGTAACTCTAGTCAAAGACCTGAGAAGTGTCTTACAAGATTAGAACACTGGAAACaaacttgaaaatgaaattactgggatttttttttggttacaACTGTTCATTAAAGCTCCTGAAATTCTCTGGTAGTCTGAGTAATTACAGGTAGTTAAAAGCTGAACACAGGTGGGATTTATTCAGATGGCTTACAAGGAAAGATTATTGGCTTACAAGGAAAGATTATTCCTGCTGATCTGCAAAGACCTCCAGCAGAAAGTATTTCAGTAGACCCCACTCACATGCTCCTCACCACGCAGCTACAGAAGTATGAATTTGACAGCAAAATTCTAGACACATGCATCACTTGAAATAAGTGTCTAGACAACAAATTCAAGCTGGCTGCAATGTAAGCTgtcaagaaaaatgaaaactgaaagatGCAAAATGTTGCAGAGGAAAAGTCAACTACTATGCCAGAAAAACTCAGTGGTTGAGCCGACACATTCCTGATTCACCAGAAAGCAGCCAGATAAACTGGTAGCATTTACAATACTTGCTTGATCAGGTTAGCATCACTAGGGCCACTCTCCAAAGTAGCCAAAGATACCCTATCCTGACACCAGAGTAACCTTCAGTGATTCAGGCTGAAACTTTCACATTTTTAGATGATTATTCACTAAGCTTTGTGGTTccaatttgttttaaattcataCTTCTTTGGTCTTAGTTCTCAGACCGGGTGATGCTGAGCCCCTGATacaaagttttaaattattcaatGCTGAACTCTTGAGACTCTTAAACTTCTTACAGCTAATGAATTAACTTCCAAAAATGCATACTTATATTGTTCTCTTCACGGAAACTTGCCTCCCAGGTATTATTAGCTTTCAAATATCAAGATAACTGCTTTCACAGCTAAacttgtctttttaaaaaaatgccaagACTACACCAATCCATTCTTCTCCTTCAAGTGTATGCAAAATAAAGTAATTACATACAGCAGTCCAATAACAAAGTAACATTGCCATCCCTCTAGTAACAGATTAAATGAAagtccacattaaaaaaaaattaaaaaaggactCTGAGAAGGACATCTTGATATAAAAACTTGCTTACATTTACACACACTAACTCCATCTATCATTAGGgctttttttaagggaaaaaaggggcTAATTACCCACTTTCAGCCAACACTAATATGTAACCCCGGAGAGGATTCTCACTCCACAGAAGTTTCAGCAAGCAACAGAACTACTGACTAAGAAACAAAATAGAAGCCAAATTCTGAATCCAACCAGCGATAAAAAGGAGAACACAGTTACAAAACTTGTTCCCAGTAAGGGTGTGAGCAGCAAATAACTTTACCAACCACAATATGAATTTGCATATCTGACAGCTGGGAGgaatagtttttttaaaaaactgaataCACACAAAGTAAGCATATGATATAATTTACAAtctgtttactttttaaagtacctattttccaaataaaatgaGGTGATAAACACCAAACTAAAGACAGTTCATCCTGTAAAGCATTTTTGTGATGGCTCATGACACCTTTAagttacctgggagaagaaagACGCCTCCTTTCTgattctcttctttttctttctgcagatcTACTCCTCACTCTTCTAACCGGAGACCGGGTTCGAGAGGGGGATCTACTCTGTTTAGATCTACGATCGTTAAAGAGAGGGGATCTGCTCCTCCTTGACTTTTCACGCGGTTTGGGAGATAAGCTTCTCCCTTTTGGGCTACGGCCAGGTCGTCTAGGGGacctgttttctttccctgaagaGGCATCTTTAGAAGGAGATTtaattggctttttttctttgtcagtCTCTGATCTCCTAGGTTTTCTATCTTTGGATCGTGATCTTCTATCTTTGGATTTGCTTCTTAGTTCTGCTGGAGATTTAGATTTTCTACCACGatctctgcttttgctttcatttacaACTGGAGACTTTCTGCGGTCTCTTGATTTACTTTTATCATCAGCTTTACTTCTATCCTCTGGAGGAGACTTagactttctgtttttctcctgagATCTCCTCTTAAGTATGGGAGACCTAGATTTCCTTGTCTGATCTTGAGACTTACTTCTCTTGTAAGGACTTTTGgatttcctcctttcttttgaCTTGCTTCTAGTAGTCTTCTCTTTGACTCCATCAACTCCTGTCTTGGCTTTCTTTTTGTCAGATCTGTGCCTAGTCCTTTCTTTTGATTCACTCTTACTTGCTTTCTTGGAACTAGTTTTATTGTCCACAGGTTCTAATTTCCCCTTAGTATTTGACTTTGTTGTAGGTCGTGCTCCATTTCGTGCTTTTTCATTAATCTCCCCCTCTTCCTCAGATCCTGACTCGTAACCTTGTAATATTAATCCCATCCCAGACTGGACTTTTCCTTCCATTAATTCATTTTCAAGTTCAGCTTTCAGCAATGCTCTTTGTTTCTCTAAGTCTTCCAGAGGAGccaaaaaatcaattttagtTCTTTTAGCTGGTCCATCTTCTTTGTCAGAGGCATCAGCCACCTCTTTCCATTTATGTTTCTTatgtttgtgtctgtgtttaTGTTTTTTGTCCTTATCATCTTCTGAAGAATGTTTATGTTTCTTGTGTTTACTTCggtgtttgtgtttcttttttttgtgtcgGCTGTGCTTGTTCTGAGGTTGGTCTGCCTCTGACACTTCCCCATTTTCTTCATTCACACTTTTCTCAGATGCCTCAGCATCCTCAACCCTGCAAAAAAAATAGAGATCAGTACCATAAACTCACTGTAGTCCTTTATCTCACAGTAAGTAAACAGCCTTTTATGATAGAAACTAACTGGCATTTATTCACCTACCTTTGGGAGAATTAAAAACGTACCACTAATTTAAGTAAGTTATAACAGCAGATACACTTCCTCAGGAACAGAGAGCTATGGCTGCAGAAAGAAACAGTACGGAAGGAACAGACAGCAAACGCACTGACAAAACCAAATGTGTGGATGGAATCAATGCTTACACAATACGTGACATTCCATTCTGACCTATCTGTTAATAGCACACAACAGTGCTGAATATTTATCTGCCAGTCCATAAACATCCATGTCGCGTTCTGCTCCACTCCAGTGCCTAACCTGACCTATGCCTTTTACAAGTATTTTCAAGTGGCAGAAAACAGCTGTGCTCTAAAGaccaaaaattatttcaaggtATGATGTTAATCACCTTAGGAAACCTTGCAAAATCTCATGCAGAGTTTACCAACTCTGTTAGCTGCAATTTTGTTCTCTAAGTGTACATACCTGTTAGAAAATGTTCTTacacatttatattatttatgcAATACAGGGAACACTATTGAGGAACAGGATAAATTAAGGAAGTCTAATTTCAGAGCAGTTTTCTGATAGTATGCAGCAAATTAGCAGTTTCAAAAAAAATGTGGTAATCTTGAGACCATGCCATTGAccaaaacagctgaaaataagTCTACACGCAggttattaaaataataatatacagtatttcttctaaaaagaatattttcaattaaCTACAATTTCTCCAAACAGGAACttcaaaaaatgtaaaattcagtCCTGATGTTACACATTCCCTTGTATTATCTTCAATAGCCACTGAAACTGGCTTAGCAATAGGGGTTTTTACAGTGTTTAGCAAATCCCTCCCAATCTCCTTCAGAACATCAATTAAGTTACCATCTGTGGTAATATAGACATTTGCCTTTTGAAATAATATTACAGGTGCCAGAGCTCACCTTTCTACAAATTCACCCCATCTAAACTACAGTTTTGAAATTCAGTAGTTACCATTTTAATAACTTAAACATAGCTCTTTGCTGTATACTAAGCCTCACCAGGTGAAAAGAAATTCCAAACATGACAGTAAGGAGCAGGTGGTGAACATacacagaaatggggaaattatgTTCTGAACTCCACTGGTTTCACACGACACTTGTTTCTGAAGAGTATGATCAATAAGCTGACCCAATTAACGTATCAGAGATACTCTAAGCCAGACCTAAAGGACAGAACCTCACTACAAATTTGACTGTGTTCTTAATTAAGGACCTTCAAGCAGCACACATTTACTTTCTCCTGCTTAAGGCAAATTCTTGTACTAGTAAATAAAGGTGACTTTTCTCAAAGTAGACTAAAATATTTGCTAAAATCATTCAAATTGTAGTGCTATGAAATGTTCCAAAAGGAACTGTTTGAGttaaaaatatagaatattCAGAAACTTAACTCAGAATGCTCTTGTCTTTCACATTTTCACTACTACTTCTGCTTACTCAAGGCATACAGAAAGGTGTTTTTCTTAATTGCTACCTCCTGATGCTCCACATCATTATAAGAGAGTATCagaacaaaagaggaaaaactggCTTAAAAAGAGCTTATTTTATCTTGCACTTGgcattaaaacaatttttaaaaagaagaagtaTTAAATGTAAAACTTCTTCAACTTGAATTTGCCATCCTGAGCAAGTCTATCTGTCACATAAGTGGGGAAATGGGACCAGGAGAATTTTAAGGAAACTATGTGCCTTTCAAGATTTCTTTTAGTTGGATCCAAGATCCTGTGTAAGTACCCAATTAACACATTAAAGGTACTTCAAGgcattataaaaatattaaagacaaTACAAATCACATCTGTTCAAGCTGTTCCAGGTAAGTCTTCCTGCTCTTAATAGCAGAAAGTGACACCAAAATCTTTAAGGAATGTATTTTGTTATTGTATTTTGGAGTTATGTAATACCCTCATCTTAAATTCTGGAAAAGCCAACTGGTAGCAAAGGTGCCAGATGAGACACATCACCTCAGTATTATCTCAAGCCACTACAGCTGCCAATACAACTGCCAGCTGTCTTTGTAACTCAACAGTAAAATTAGGTTCATTAATATGCAAAATAATAGTTCAAGTTTTCTTCATGTACAGGGACATATTTATTTCAAGTAATTTCATTAAACTGTGGACAAACTTTTACTTCAATTAAATGCTTCAGAGCTATCACGACATGGATGAAAAAACCTTTTAAGAATGTTTTAGAAGGTGATGAGGCATATCTACACATTTACGTTCTAATGGCTTTAAATAGAGAGGAACTGTGACATGAACTTGTTATAGCCCtactttttcctatttttgaaTTCAAGGAGAAGAATCACAGGAAGCTCATAAAGATGTGCAGTGATTTCACACATCTTTTCCTTCATACAGGGCTCCTATCATCAGCTCCTACCTTATTACTTTACTTTCTCTCTACAATACTATTCTTCACGTGCATGCGTTTTACATGGCGCACATGTACTCCCACTGCATTTCCTCACCTCCTTCGTACTCTCAGGATAAAGAATAAAACCAAGCCCCAAATCAAAACtcttcaaggagaaaaaaaccacacaaaacagTTTATATGCCTAAATATTAATGCAGTAAAGAGGAGCGATAGGGCAAGCTCTCTAGAGCAAGATCCTTAACTCCCAGCGGAATTTCCAGAAGATTGTGCTCACGAGCTCCCGAGTGTGGACAAGCCCAAACCCCACGGCACTAACCGGGGTGCCTGGAAAACGCACGCCCGGGAGCCCCGTTCCTGCGGGGAGGCGGCAGCTCGATCTTAGCTTCCCAACGGGAGCCTGGACTTGCCAGTCATTTCaagggctggaaggaggggCTGGCGGCAACAAATCACTTTCTGCTTCCACCAGCACGGGCACTTTCTATACCGCGAGAGCGATCGGGGCccgggggaagcagggagcaGGGTTCGCCGCAAGGCGGGCAGCGGCTCGGCggccccagggcagcccctcgGCACCCGCCGGCCCGgagccccccggccccgctcggaCAGAGTGTGTGGGGCTGACTGTACGTTCGAGTGGCGGGGGGATCCCGGGGAGCGGCGGCCCGGATCGGCCACAGGGATGCCCGGGCGGGCAGCGGCCTCGCAGCCACGCGAGGGATGCGCTTCCCTCCCCCGCCTCCCTCTGTCCTGCGGCCCCCGCGCCAGCGGCAGAGCCG includes:
- the PRPF4B gene encoding serine/threonine-protein kinase PRP4 homolog; the encoded protein is MAAAAEPEQRPPEVEDAEASEKSVNEENGEVSEADQPQNKHSRHKKKKHKHRSKHKKHKHSSEDDKDKKHKHRHKHKKHKWKEVADASDKEDGPAKRTKIDFLAPLEDLEKQRALLKAELENELMEGKVQSGMGLILQGYESGSEEEGEINEKARNGARPTTKSNTKGKLEPVDNKTSSKKASKSESKERTRHRSDKKKAKTGVDGVKEKTTRSKSKERRKSKSPYKRSKSQDQTRKSRSPILKRRSQEKNRKSKSPPEDRSKADDKSKSRDRRKSPVVNESKSRDRGRKSKSPAELRSKSKDRRSRSKDRKPRRSETDKEKKPIKSPSKDASSGKENRSPRRPGRSPKGRSLSPKPREKSRRSRSPLFNDRRSKQSRSPSRTRSPVRRVRSRSAERKRRESERRRLSSPRTRTRDDILSRRERSKDVSPPSRWSPSRRRSRSPIRRRSRTPLRRSRSPRRRSRSPRRRDRGRRSRSRLRRRSRSRGGHRRRSRSKVKEDKFKGSLSEGMKAEQESSSDENLEDFDLEEEDEEAEIRQRRLQRQAIVQKYKGQTEDSNISVPSEPSSPQSSTRSRSNSPDDILERVAADVKEYERENVDTFEASVKAKHNLMTVEQNNGSSQKKLLAPDMFTESDDMFAAYFDSARLRAAGFGKDFKENPNLRDNWTDAEGYYRVNIGEVLDKRYNVYGYTGQGVFSNVVRARDMARANQEVAVKIIRNNELMQKTGLKELEFLKKLNDADPDDKFHCLRLFRHFYHKQHLCLVFEPLSMNLREVLKKYGKDVGLHIKAVRSYSQQLFLALKLLKRCNILHADIKPDNILVNESKTILKLCDFGSASHVADNDITPYLVSRFYRAPEIIIGKIYDYGIDMWSVGCTLYELYTGKILFPGKTNNHMLKLAMDLKGKMPNKMIRKGVFKDQHFDQNLNFMYIEVDKVTEREKVTVMSTINPTKDLLADLIGCQRLPEDQRKKVHQLKDLLDQILMLDPAKRISINQALQHAFIQEKI